A window from Megalobrama amblycephala isolate DHTTF-2021 linkage group LG9, ASM1881202v1, whole genome shotgun sequence encodes these proteins:
- the fabp3 gene encoding fatty acid-binding protein, heart isoform X1: MVDVFVGTWNLKESKNFDDYMKALGVGFATRQVGSMTKPTTIISKEGDVITLKTVSTFKSTEINFKLGEEFDETTADDRKVKSLITLDGDKLVHVQKWDGKETTLVREVSDNSLTLTLTLGDVVSTRHYIKAE, encoded by the exons ATGGTTGACGTTTTTGTTGGCACATGGAACTTAAAGGAGAGCAAGAATTTCGATGACTACATGAAAGCCCTCG GTGTTGGCTTTGCCACGCGTCAGGTTGGCAGTATGACCAAACCTACAACCATCATCTCCAAGGAGGGAGATGTCATCACACTTAAGACTGTCAGCACTTTCAAAAGCACAGAAATCAACTTCAAACTGGGAGAGGAGTTCGACGAGACCACTGCAGATGACCGTAAAGTCAAG TCCTTGATAACTTTAGATGGAGACAAACTGGTTCATGTTCAGAAATGGGACGGTAAAGAGACGACCCTGGTCCGAGAAGTCAGTGACAACAGCCTCACTCTG ACATTGACACTTGGCGATGTTGTCTCCACACGGCACTATATCAAGGCGGAATAA